The following coding sequences lie in one Niabella agricola genomic window:
- a CDS encoding RsmD family RNA methyltransferase yields the protein MRIIAGALGGRKINPPAKMPYTRPTTDVAKEGLFNVLQHRIDFDDIKTLDLFGGTGSISYELASRGAGDLTIVEKDNVMFEFIKKTAATLKIENMKFVKMDVFKYLESCTTQYDFIFAGPPYALTTIDELPKLIIGRQLLKENGWFVLEHTPRNDYKQFEQYSFEKNYGTTIFSVFINQPE from the coding sequence CCCGCTAAAATGCCTTATACAAGGCCCACCACAGATGTAGCCAAAGAAGGACTCTTTAACGTATTGCAGCACCGGATCGATTTTGACGATATCAAAACCCTGGATCTGTTTGGTGGTACCGGCAGCATCAGTTATGAACTGGCCAGCCGGGGTGCGGGCGACCTGACCATCGTGGAAAAAGACAATGTGATGTTTGAATTTATAAAAAAAACAGCCGCCACCCTCAAAATTGAAAACATGAAATTTGTAAAAATGGATGTTTTTAAATACCTCGAAAGTTGCACGACCCAATATGATTTCATTTTTGCCGGTCCGCCTTATGCACTTACAACCATTGATGAGCTGCCAAAGCTAATTATTGGCAGACAACTGCTAAAGGAGAACGGTTGGTTTGTACTGGAACATACACCAAGGAACGACTACAAGCAATTTGAGCAATACAGCTTTGAGAAAAACTACGGCACTACCATTTTTTCCGTTTTTATCAATCAGCCGGAATAG
- a CDS encoding 5-formyltetrahydrofolate cyclo-ligase, whose product MLKSEARTEYLQKRARITLKQQAVWDDLLLIKIQQLPMPPLHAVLSYAAIERRKEISTEAMLGYLEFRNPGMRIAYPVYDSRTSVMEAVWVDDETLFNVNEFGISEPLNGTVAQPRELDLVFVPLLCFDERGYRVGYGKGVYDRYLKNVRPDTLLVGLSYFEPLPLIADTDKFDVPLNYCITPQRIYEF is encoded by the coding sequence ATGCTCAAGTCGGAAGCAAGGACAGAATATTTGCAGAAACGCGCCCGGATTACATTAAAGCAACAGGCTGTATGGGATGATCTGTTATTGATTAAGATACAGCAACTTCCCATGCCACCCTTGCATGCGGTATTGAGCTATGCGGCCATTGAACGCCGCAAAGAGATCAGCACCGAGGCCATGCTTGGTTATCTCGAATTCCGGAACCCCGGCATGCGGATCGCCTACCCGGTATATGATTCCCGAACTTCTGTAATGGAAGCGGTTTGGGTAGATGACGAGACTTTATTTAATGTAAATGAATTTGGAATCAGCGAACCACTGAACGGCACCGTGGCTCAACCCAGGGAACTGGACCTTGTGTTTGTGCCCCTGTTATGCTTTGATGAACGTGGATACCGGGTGGGATACGGGAAGGGTGTATATGACCGGTATTTGAAAAATGTACGGCCAGATACCCTCCTGGTTGGGTTAAGTTATTTTGAACCGCTGCCTCTGATCGCAGATACCGATAAATTTGACGTACCTTTAAACTATTGTATTACGCCGCAACGGATTTATGAGTTTTAA
- the rnr gene encoding ribonuclease R: MAKKVKKKKSKTSSGGEQLLKGTLEVTKSGRGFVIVPGLEEDVLIRPEDLRNAMDGDVVRVKLTSGYDAKLKGKIMEVVQRNRTEFIGTLQLNRGFGFVLGDKEKGLPDIYIAEEHLNGALNGQKVVAKMLRWEKEDKRPVGAIVSILDEARSGDIAMKETLLEKGFPLSFSEDAMEVANRIPDAITKEDLAKRKDIRNILTFTIDPEDAKDFDDAISFRILKNGNYEVGVHIADVSHYVVPGTALDDEAYLRATSVYLPDRVNPMLPEHISNILCSLRPDEDKLTFSAIFQLNEKAEVKQYWLGKTVIRSKRRFTYEEAQTIIETGQGDHAEVIGLVNKLSQRLRQNRFDEGAINFNSTEVRFKLDANGVPTGIVLKVSKEAHQLIEELMLLANKYVAETASKVKINNKTLPFPYRIHDTPDEEKLLPFVAFAHKFGYKFDISSAETIAASFDKLLKDIKGRPEEAVLQQLGIRTMAKAKYTSSNIGHYGLGFENYCHFTSPIRRYPDIMVHRILLEILEDKAKIDKKLEEKCKHCSERERAAMEAERSANKYKQVEYMQQFVGEEFDAIISGVSKFGFWAETVDHLCEGMVGMTSLAEYDVFKHSEADYAIVGMRTGIRFTMGDKVRIQVVAANLEKRYLDYHWVKPATLNTPVKNSRSKKKK; encoded by the coding sequence ATGGCAAAAAAAGTAAAGAAGAAAAAAAGTAAAACATCTTCTGGTGGAGAGCAATTGTTGAAAGGAACACTGGAGGTTACAAAATCCGGAAGGGGTTTTGTGATCGTTCCGGGTCTGGAGGAAGATGTGCTGATCCGTCCCGAAGATCTGCGTAATGCGATGGACGGGGATGTGGTTCGGGTAAAACTTACGTCTGGTTATGATGCCAAACTCAAGGGAAAGATCATGGAAGTAGTGCAGCGGAACCGTACAGAGTTTATCGGCACCCTTCAGCTAAACCGGGGATTTGGTTTTGTACTGGGCGACAAAGAAAAAGGATTGCCGGATATTTATATAGCGGAAGAGCACCTGAACGGAGCATTGAACGGACAAAAAGTAGTAGCCAAAATGCTGCGCTGGGAAAAAGAAGACAAGCGCCCGGTAGGAGCCATTGTTTCCATACTGGACGAAGCGCGTTCCGGTGATATAGCCATGAAAGAGACCCTGCTCGAAAAAGGGTTTCCATTATCCTTTTCTGAGGACGCCATGGAAGTGGCCAATCGTATTCCGGATGCGATTACAAAAGAAGACCTGGCAAAGCGGAAAGACATTCGCAACATTCTCACCTTTACCATCGATCCTGAAGATGCCAAAGATTTCGACGATGCTATTTCATTCCGGATATTGAAAAACGGCAATTACGAAGTAGGGGTGCATATCGCTGATGTAAGTCATTATGTAGTTCCGGGTACAGCGCTGGATGATGAAGCATACCTGCGGGCTACTTCGGTTTACCTGCCCGACCGGGTAAACCCGATGTTGCCGGAACATATATCCAATATCTTATGTTCTTTGAGGCCGGATGAAGACAAGCTCACCTTTTCTGCCATCTTCCAGCTAAACGAAAAAGCGGAAGTAAAGCAGTATTGGCTGGGGAAAACAGTGATCCGCTCAAAAAGGCGTTTTACTTACGAAGAGGCGCAGACGATCATTGAAACCGGCCAGGGCGATCATGCAGAAGTGATTGGCCTGGTAAACAAATTGTCGCAGCGGCTGCGTCAGAACCGTTTTGATGAAGGCGCGATCAACTTCAACTCCACCGAGGTCCGGTTTAAACTGGATGCGAATGGCGTGCCCACCGGCATTGTATTAAAAGTAAGTAAGGAAGCACACCAGCTGATTGAGGAACTGATGCTGCTGGCCAACAAGTACGTAGCAGAAACAGCTTCAAAAGTAAAGATTAACAATAAAACCTTACCATTCCCGTACCGGATCCATGATACCCCGGATGAGGAAAAATTATTGCCCTTTGTAGCCTTTGCCCATAAGTTCGGGTATAAATTTGACATTTCAAGTGCCGAGACCATTGCAGCCTCTTTTGATAAATTATTAAAAGATATCAAGGGCCGGCCGGAAGAAGCGGTACTGCAGCAGCTGGGTATACGCACGATGGCCAAGGCAAAATATACTTCTTCCAATATCGGGCACTACGGGCTCGGCTTTGAGAATTATTGTCATTTTACTTCGCCCATACGGCGTTACCCGGATATTATGGTACACCGCATCCTGCTGGAGATCCTTGAAGACAAGGCGAAAATAGACAAGAAGCTCGAAGAGAAATGCAAGCATTGCAGCGAGCGTGAACGGGCAGCCATGGAAGCCGAGCGCAGTGCCAATAAATACAAGCAGGTGGAGTATATGCAACAGTTCGTCGGAGAGGAATTCGATGCCATTATAAGCGGAGTTTCCAAATTTGGTTTCTGGGCCGAAACCGTGGATCATTTGTGTGAAGGCATGGTGGGCATGACCAGCCTTGCGGAATATGATGTATTTAAACATTCGGAGGCCGATTATGCCATCGTGGGCATGCGCACCGGCATCCGGTTTACCATGGGAGATAAGGTCCGCATTCAGGTTGTGGCTGCAAATCTCGAAAAACGTTATCTGGACTATCATTGGGTGAAACCGGCCACATTGAACACTCCTGTTAAAAATAGCAGGTCGAAAAAGAAGAAATAA
- a CDS encoding DUF7674 family protein: MNRYEIRALIEDELPAVYGALKTPLGLENSPHIMNVLVGFVKRMLAAHNLPVVIKCMRIVDRIYEKGDCVVRNAIEHVFIRAFSGFQKSCHMAEWRVLSAKIPITLFSVYIQQRYQSKI; the protein is encoded by the coding sequence ATGAATCGATATGAAATCCGGGCGCTGATTGAAGACGAATTGCCGGCGGTATATGGTGCGTTGAAAACACCCCTCGGGTTGGAAAATAGCCCTCATATTATGAACGTACTGGTTGGTTTTGTAAAAAGAATGCTTGCAGCGCATAACCTGCCCGTTGTGATAAAATGTATGCGAATTGTAGACAGGATTTATGAAAAGGGAGATTGCGTTGTAAGGAATGCCATAGAGCATGTCTTTATCCGCGCGTTCTCCGGCTTTCAAAAAAGCTGCCATATGGCAGAGTGGAGGGTGCTCAGTGCTAAGATCCCCATCACATTGTTTTCTGTATATATACAGCAACGGTATCAATCAAAAATATAA